Genomic window (Vibrio pomeroyi):
GTTGCACTTCAAAAGAACGCTCATATGCAGGTTCATTAAGCTCGATACGGCGAGAAATGTGCTTCACAGCGTAGGCCCAATAGCGAAAACGGGGTTGGTCTTCAAGCTTCACTGCTTCAATCAAGTCATTGGCTTCTTGCTCTAATGAGCTTAAATGCTTCATCTCTTCGTTCGTATTGTGCAATAGCTGTTTGGCTTTGTGTCTTAATCGTTGCTGGCAATGTTGGCTCCAAACCAATAACAAATCTCGCTTTTGTTTACTGGATTGAAATTGGCTTAATAGATCTGGATTCGTGGTGTGGCTGCTGAGTATTACTTCGAAGGTATCAAGAGCAAGGAACAAGGCTTGTCGGAGCGAGTTTGCATCTTCGTGTTTAGAGCGAAAAGATTCGGACTGAAGCGCTTGTTGGAACAACTCGATGAGCTGGTATTTGATGCGTCTTTTTGGCGCTTCATTTTCGCCGCCTAACAAGAAAGCTTGGCGATATTGGATGTAGTCTGCCAACGTCTCGTAAATCGCAGACAAACAGACACGCAACGCATAGTGTTTCCACAGGGCAAACCAAAGCCAGCTAAACAGTGCAAAAGTAAGAGGGCCAAGTACCAACATTGGGTACAAGCTAAGCGCTGTGTTGGAATTATGAAGTGATAGGGTAACGACAGCAATCAGGAGGCTAGACATACCAAGTCGTGCCCAGAATGGACCATTGACCGCCGCACTGGCAAGTAAGGCGCCCAGTGCGCCATAGGTTAACCATAAGGGCAGTCCGCTGATCAGCAGGATGTAACTGACGGCCAAAGTGATTGCCCAAGCGGTTGCGGTAATCGCAAAACGTGTCCACCACCTAGGGCCTGCAGCATCAAGCCCACTAATCAAAGCGGCGGGCATGGTCATGAGCGCGGTCATAGCAATATTGATGTGATTCGACAGCAGCCCTAAGCCGAAAAATAGCACAATAGCACTGGTGGCGCGAAGCCCTAGGTTAATCGAAGGGGAGTACCAGATTTTACGCAGAATGGCAGGAGAAAACGTCATAGACCCTCTTTACTTGCTATGTCTCATTCAGTGTAACGCTAAACTTCTACATTGTGCTGGTTTCAATCACAGATTGATAAATTGAAGCTACAAGGGTTAAGACAGCAAGATTAAAGATAGAGGGCTCAAAAATAGACAGCCTGATAATCGATTGAATTAGCCGAAAAACGAATTCGACTCAATCCTACCTTTTCGCTGCGATTGTATTCATTGATAGAGTGGTCAAACCCATAGGCGGTTGAAGGCGCCATATATTGGGTTATTCCTTGTTTTCTGACAGTTATTCCATCATGGCCGTGACCACAAATAACCTCACGAACGCGATACTTGCGAAGCACCGTCATTACCTCGGCATCGTTTTCCAAACGGATCGCTTTCATCCATTCAGAACCGACAGGAATGATAGGGTGGTGGACAATAACAATGGGATCATCAGCCTTTCTTAGTTGCTGTTTTAGAAGAGCTATTCCACGGTTATTAATACGACCTGAACCTAATGGATGTCGGTTATCAAGCGGTTTGTCGCTAGAGTCCAGAAATACAAACTCTCGTTTATTGATTTTGGCTTTATCGGTGACGACAATCGTCGAGCCTTTTAGCTCAGTACGCATTAAGGAAGAGTCGTCATGGTTGCCCGCAATCGCGTAAATAGACTTGGCGTTAATGTGTTGCCTAATGAAGGCTTCCAATCGAATGTAGTCACCCGGTTTGGGATTACAACAAATATCACCGGTCAGAAAAATGGTCTCACATTTCGTATCTTTGCTGACGTATTCCAGTGCCTTACGCAGGTTTTCATAGCTGGATTCATCTGAAAGGTGGCAATCACTGATTTGGTATACGGTTGTCATTAGTGTTATCCGATTATCCCATTCACTTTTCATAGGTAATAGAAAAATGCCTGCCAAATTGGCAGGCATTTGTTTGCTTAGGGCGTTTTAGGAGCGTTGGAAGCTTCGTGTTGTTCAATCATGAAGGCAATGGCTTCGTCGCTCAAACAAGATTTACTCACATATTGGCGCTGTTTACCGATATGAAGGATAAAGCCGAGATCGGTCTGCTCAAGTTGGTCGATGTCAGTCCACGCGATAGTGTTGGTCGCTTTGTGGTTTTTGTAACTCACTCCGTTAACATCACCTTGAAAGACTATTTTACTGCCAGCGCCTGAGCTGATTTTTTGTCTCCACAACCACCAGGTTCTTTTGCAGTACACACTGAACGCTTCAATCACACTCAAAACGATAAAGAACCAACCCACGTAACCGTTAGGTAATAGTTCAAACTCTAATAGAACCACACCAAAAATAAGAAACAATATTCCCTTTAAATAGGCTTTTGGAAACTGAGTCGGAAGGCTAGTTTGATCATAACACTCTGCAAAAAACGTCTTGTCGAGGGTGTATTCTGTGGTGAAACCGGGTTCTTTAGACATGTGTGACTACTTTAAGGTTCTCTATAAATGGGCTTTCTATGGATGGTATCCATGCTGCGCTCTTGCAACTTGAGCATTGTATCGCTTCTCGATGCTTTTCTTTAGCGGTTTTGACCCTCTTTTGTAAATCGATGATACTTATCGGGTCCATTCTAACCATCGTCACATGGCTATCTTAGGGGGCATCTCTAAGATCAACTAAAAAATTGGTGATGGAACGGATAGACCGGTGGCGTCGCTTTGTTGTTTGGGCCATTGCCCTTTTTGGATAAAAATTCGATCTTATGTTGGTGATTGATGGGCCTAAAGTGGGTAGCGTTGCTTTACCACTACTGTTGAAGATGCTGGCGTAGTCAAGCTCTAAGAGAATAAAAATACAAAGCTTATTAAGTTCATCACCGTTCACTCTGAGAGGTCATGCCCGAAGCGAGACATCGGGCATGACCTTGTTCTATTTCAGTCAAGGGGTCAGTATTCGATGAATAATGACACCTGCTTAACGTTAATGAAATAACTTCTTTCATAAGGAGCTGAGGTAAGAGCTATATCTAGTTTGTTCAGCCCAGATACTCTCTTCTCATTTAACGCTTCTAATAGTTTAGAGTTGGTAAACTTAAGCGTTTGACCTGTTTCTACGTTGTTGAATGTATTTAGCGGATTGCTCCACGCAGGGCACACAGCAAAAGATTGACAGAATGTATCGTAATCCAATGTACTCGGAGACCACGCTTTATCAACTACATATACTCCC
Coding sequences:
- a CDS encoding YcxB family protein, whose translation is MSKEPGFTTEYTLDKTFFAECYDQTSLPTQFPKAYLKGILFLIFGVVLLEFELLPNGYVGWFFIVLSVIEAFSVYCKRTWWLWRQKISSGAGSKIVFQGDVNGVSYKNHKATNTIAWTDIDQLEQTDLGFILHIGKQRQYVSKSCLSDEAIAFMIEQHEASNAPKTP
- a CDS encoding metallophosphoesterase, translated to MTTVYQISDCHLSDESSYENLRKALEYVSKDTKCETIFLTGDICCNPKPGDYIRLEAFIRQHINAKSIYAIAGNHDDSSLMRTELKGSTIVVTDKAKINKREFVFLDSSDKPLDNRHPLGSGRINNRGIALLKQQLRKADDPIVIVHHPIIPVGSEWMKAIRLENDAEVMTVLRKYRVREVICGHGHDGITVRKQGITQYMAPSTAYGFDHSINEYNRSEKVGLSRIRFSANSIDYQAVYF
- a CDS encoding FUSC family protein, translating into MTFSPAILRKIWYSPSINLGLRATSAIVLFFGLGLLSNHINIAMTALMTMPAALISGLDAAGPRWWTRFAITATAWAITLAVSYILLISGLPLWLTYGALGALLASAAVNGPFWARLGMSSLLIAVVTLSLHNSNTALSLYPMLVLGPLTFALFSWLWFALWKHYALRVCLSAIYETLADYIQYRQAFLLGGENEAPKRRIKYQLIELFQQALQSESFRSKHEDANSLRQALFLALDTFEVILSSHTTNPDLLSQFQSSKQKRDLLLVWSQHCQQRLRHKAKQLLHNTNEEMKHLSSLEQEANDLIEAVKLEDQPRFRYWAYAVKHISRRIELNEPAYERSFEVQPFELSFRLPGRGNPIWRHVTRVGLMFALGAGIAEYFELIRPDWVLISMLMVIQPSFLATRSKTWQRCLGTALGVLFATSLIHIGVPTTAMYTLIVVLLPVAMLNIMRNYSLAIGCITALLILIYQTMAHQGLDFAAPRLIDNIVGGAIVLLGYGLLWPQWRGKEIHNQALTALNSSKCLFVYCYEQLQVTPEQRNHMDLTKQRAAMLTAESDLELIYNEMQQEPRHTRADPHYYEDMLSHYRLLSHYLCLLIPLIRTGTQYQGTQQVERLIHDAMDALINTIRDNRVDELPALTNKTDADQATSTTGQRSVEEIIWLALMTVKQMHDLVRRNLES